Below is a window of Acidimicrobiales bacterium DNA.
CCCTCTCGGCGAGCCGGACTCCATCGAGGAGGGCCGGTTCAACAACCCGTGGGACATCTCCGAGATGCGCATGGGTCTCACCCCGACCGCCCGGGGCGCCGAGCTGCGCGCCCGCGCCAAGTCCGCCATCGAGAAGATGCAGGGCACCACCGATCGGCGTCGCGAGGGCGCGACGCAGATCATCGAGCGGTGGGACAACGAGAAGGGCGAGCTGTCCGAGCTGGTGCTCGCCACGTCGTCCCCGGCGTACCTGCGGGCGTTCACGAAGCTCGCCCGCTCCCAGGGCCGCTCCGAGGTGCTCAACGAGGAGGAGCGGGCCGCCGTCGACCGGGCCATGTCGCTCACCGACGCGGCCGGCGGGTTCCTCGTCCCGTTCCAGCTCGACCCGACGGTGATCATCACCTCCGACGGGTCGTTCAACCAGGTCCGGCAGATCGCCCGGACCGTCGTCGCCACCGGCGACGTGTGGAACGGCGTGTCGGCCGGCGCCGTGTCGTGGTCGTACGACGCGGAGGCGGCGGAGGTGTCGGACGACACCCCGACCTTCGCTCAGCCGTCGATCACGATCCGCACCGCCCGCGGCTTCGTCCCGATCTCGCTTGAGGCGTACATGGACGCCGCGAACGTCGCGGACGAGGTCGGCCGGCTCCTCGCGCAGGGCCGAGAGGACCTGGAGTCGCAGGTGTTCGTCACCGGCGTCGCCGCGTCCAACCAGCCGGTGGGGGTGCTGTCGGCGATCTCGGCGACCGACGGCGGCTCCCCGGACCGCACCGTCGACTCGACCACGACCGACACCTTCGCCATCGGCGACCTGTACCGGCTGTACAACGCCCTCCCCGCCCGGTACCGGGCGAGGGCGTCGTGGCTGTCGAACAACAGCATCTACTCCCTCGCCCGCCAGTTCGACACCCAGGGCGGCGCCGGCCTGTGGGCCACCCTCGGCCAGGACCGGCCCGACGGGCTGATCGGCAAGCCGGTGTACGAGGCGGAGGCGATGGACGGCACGATCACCGCCGCCAGCGACAACTACGTGCTGCTGTTCGGGGACTTCTCGAACTACGTGATCGCCGACCGGGTCGGCATGACCGTCGAGTTCATCCCCCACCTGATGGGCGCCAACCGCCGGCCGACCGGCCAGCGCGGCTGGTTCGCCTACTACCGGAACGGCGCCGACGTGGTGAACACCGCGGCGTTCCGGCTCCTCAACGTCACCTGACCCTGGAGGGTGCTCATGGCCCGGTCCGCTTTCAAGCCCGCCGCCTACCGCGTCCGCGAGTCGTTCGCCGTCCCACACGAGGGCTTCCCGCGGGTGTACCCGGCGGGGCGGCTCATCTCGGCGGACGACCCGCTCGTCGCCACCCACGCCCACCTGTTGCAGCCGGTGGACGAGGTGATGGAGCAGGCGACCAGCGGGCCGGGCGAGCGCCGCAACATCCCCCTGCCTCCCGACCCGGCCGCCTGATGGCGCTGTCGTCGTCGAACCTCCCAAGGAGAAGCCCGATGCCCCACATGTACCCCCCCGAGGACGAGCGGTCCCCCGCGTCGCCGTTCGCCCCGCTCCAGCCCGCCGCCGGTGTCGTCGCCGACGACGCCGACGAGAAGGGCCAGAACCTGGCCGGCGGCCCGAAGGCCGCTGAGGCCGGCAACCTCGGCCGCGACGTGGTCGAGGAGCGCGAGAAGGCCAACTCCGGCGAGTTCACCGGCGAGCGGAACGACCCGGCGATGGCGGAGGCGAACTCGCTGTCCGACCCCGACGCCCCCGCGGCCGTCGTGAAGGACGGCGTCGCCAAGGCCGGCAAGGCCCCCGACAAGAAGTAGATGGGCTACCTCGAACGCCGCGCCCCCTACGTCGCCGCCCACCGCGCCGACTTGGGGGAGGTGTTCGAGGACATCGCCGTCACCGTCACGTCGCTCCACGAGGCGACCGGCGCGACGACGGTGGGCAGCGTGTTCGACCGGTCCCGCTGGGATGGGGTCCTGCGGGACCGGCTGCTGCTCCGTAACAAGCTCACCGCCGTCGACTTCGCCGCCGACGAAGCAGGCGACCGGCTGAACCCCGGCGACCTCGACGGGTTCCTCATCTCGTCCGCTGGCCTGTCGGCCGAGAACATCAACGGCACCACCGAGGCGGCGCTCGACGAGGCGCTGACAGCCGACGAGCCGGACGCCGAACTGGCCCGAGTGCTCGGCGTGCTGCTCGGCGTCCGGCTGGATCAGGTGGCGTCGTCGTCGGTGACGACCACGTCGAACTTCGGGTCGCTCATCGGCGCCCGCCAGGCGGGCCGCGGTGTGAAGCGTTGGGTGGTGAACTCCGGGAACCCCCGGGCGAAGCACGCGGCGATGAACGGCTCCGCCGTCCCGCTCGGCTCCCGGTTCGGCAACGGGATGGACTACCCGGGCGACCCGATCGGCGGCGCCGACAACAACGCCAACTGTCAGTGCTCCATGACCTTCGAGGGGGACGACTGACATGCTCGCCTCCCTCGCCGACCTCCAAGCCCGGTTCACGATCACCGACACCGACCGGGCCGAGGTGTACCTGGCCGAAGCCGACGCCATCGTCAAGGCCGTCACCGGTCAGACCATCGAGCTTGTCGAGGGCGACACGGCCACCCTCGACTCCTACGGCCGCCGCAGGCTGCAACTCCCGCAGCTTCCCGTGGTCGACGTGACCGCCGTCGCGGTCGACGGGCGGTCCTTGCTGGCCGGCGAGTACACGTGGGACACGGCCGGAGGGCTGTGGCGGCCGGGAAGGTGGCCGACCGGCGGCCGGATCGTGACCGTCACCTACTCGCACGGCTACGAAGATGTGCCTGCCGAGTTGGTCGGCGTCGTGTGCCGCATCGCCTACCGGATGCTCCGCTCCGGCGACCCGGCACCGTCCGGAGCGGTGAAGGCGAAGTCGGTCGCCGACTACTCCGTCACCTACGACACCACCGCCACCGACGGGCTGCGGTTCGACGAGGCCGAGCTGCTCGCCCGGTTCATGCTGCCGGTGGCGCCGTGACCGACCTCGCCGACCTCCGCGCTCTCGTCGAAGCCGAGATGCTCGACGCCTGCACGATCACCCGCGACCGCGAAGGCGTCGGCGACGACGTACGCAACGAGGAGACCGGCGCCCTCGAACCGCCAGCCCCGGACACGACGACTGTATACACGGGGCCGTGCCTGTTCGTGGCGGCGTCCCGGACGCGTCAGAGCCGCGACGAGGAGCAGGGCGGTGCCGCGGTGTACCCGGTGGAGTACGACTGCCGCATCCCCCTCTCGGCACCGGTGGTCGAGCGTGGCGACGTGGTGACCGTGACAGCGGTGGGGCCGGATGGAGACGAGTCGCTGATCGACCGGCCGTTGGTCGTTGTCGGCGTCGAGCGTGTGTCGAAGACCGTCGCCCGGCGTCTGTCGCTGTACGAGGCCGAGCGCGGCCCCCGAGTCTGACAAGGAGCCTCCGATGGCGACCCTCGCAACCCAGAACGTCTCCCTCACCGGCCTGAGCCCCGCCTACACGACGGCGGCGGGTGGTGGCGACAAGTTCCGGCCGCGGCCCGACACGTTCCTCCACGTGGTGAACGGCTCCGGAGGGTCGATCACGGTGACGGTGGACTCGAAGCGGCCGTCGGACTACGGGACGGACGTGAACATCGCCGTGGCGGTGCCGGCGGGGCAGGAACGGATGATCGGCCCGTTCGACCCGGGCCGGTTCGCCGGTGCCGGCGGTCTCGCCGACGTGTCCTACTCGGGGGTCACGTCGCTGACGGTTGCGGTGATCCGCATCCCGGGGGCCTGATGGCGTCGGCCGACGAGGTCGCCCGGGACATCGCCGGGCTGGCTTCCAAGGCGAAGAGCGGCGCCGTCGGCCTGGTCGGGGCGTACGCGCAGCGCCTGCTCGGCGAGGTGGAGGGGAACGCCCGGCAGGCGCTCGGCTCGGACCCGGGGATGCCGGACTACCACGGTTCGATGGGCATCCAGCCGATCCGGGCGAAGTTCGTGGGGGCGACGGTGGGGACGCACCATCCGGGCGGGTTCCGGTCGGAGCAGGGGTTCCACGGGACCGACAAGCGGGGAGCGAAGATCGACCAGCCTCCCCGTCCGCATTGGGGGCCTGCTGCCGATGCCGTGTGGGACGACTTCGCCGAAGCCGTCGGCGAGCTGGGGCTGCCGTGAACGACCGGCGGAAGGTGACGCAGGCGCTGATCGACATGCTCGCCGCTGCCACCACCCGCCCCGTCGGCGACCTCGACCGCCCCCCGGCCGGCGTGGAACCGTTCGCCGTGGTGTACCCGATCCCAGGGGGTTCGTCGGACGGGCCGGCGCAGTGGCCGCATGCCGACGTGGACCGCGTCTACCAGGTGTCGTCGGTCGGGAAGGACCGGTGGCAGGCGGAGTGGATGGCCGACAAGGTCCGCGCCGCGATCCTCGGCCGGAACGGGAACGGCGCCTACGTGAACCCGATCACCGTCGATGGGGTGGTGGTGTTCGAGCGGGACGAGTACGCGCAGGGCGCTCCGATCCGTGAGGGGGCGCTGGTCTCCATCGGCGACCGCTACGTGCTGCGCACGACCCCGGCCTAACCGCTAGGCGCGGCTCGGACAACGGAACGCCGTTCAGGGCGCGGACCGTGTCGCACGGCCAAGCCTGCATGCACTCCCAGCAGTACGTCGGCTCGTTGTCCCATGACACCCGTGCGTGGAGGCTGAGCGCCGTCACCAGTCGTGCCTCCAACTCCCACCGGGGCGTCTCGTCGTCCCACACGTCCTCCATTGTCCCACGTCTGACCGTCCATGAGGAGGCCCGTCGTGTCCTACACCAACACCGATGTGTCGATCCGAGTGGGGAGCGACACGACGCGCCTCGTTCGGACGCTGCGCATCATCGCCAAGCACGCCCAGGCGTGCGCTGACGAACTCGATGCTGAGCGCATCGCCGAGGACTCCTGATGGCCGACACCGTCGTCATAGCCCACCCCGACAACCCGGAGCGCACCTTCCGGACGCTCCGATCCTCGTTCACCACCAAGTACCAGTCCCGAGGCTTCGTCGAAGTCGGCGACCTCAAGCGCGACCAGCTGGAAGTGGCAGCCGCAGCCGCCGGGGTGACCCGGACCCGCGGCTCCACCAAGGCGGCCGTCGCCGAGGCTCTCGTCGAAGCCGTCGACTACCCCCCGCCGATGCCGTCCCTGCCCGACGATCGCCCCAAGGAGGGCTGACCCATGTCCCGCTACTCGCTCCGCGACGGCCGCCTCCGGGTGATCATGATGACCGTCGCCCCCGCCGACCTGGAAGCCCCGACCATCGCCGAGTTGGCCGCCGGTGTCGACCTCCGCGGCGTCGAGAACGACGAGGCGCTCGCCGCCGACGGGATCAACGGCTGGGAGGTCAACGTCGCCAACGACCCGACCCCCGACGCGCTCTCCTACCGCACAGGGACGATCCCCGGTGAGGAGACCTACGCCGAGTCGTCGCTGGAGTTCTGGCGGGGCACGGCGAGCACGGTGATCTACGACGCGTCGGACCCGGGCCTGTCGGTGTGGGTGTCGTTCGTGGAGGCCGCGTCGCCGTCCGCAGCGATCGCCGCCGGCAACGACATCGACACCTGGCCGGCGCGCATCTCGACGCGGACGAAGCTGCGAGCGCTGAACGGGCCGGCGCAGTTCCGGGTGAACTTCGCGCCGCAGGTCCCGACCCTCGACGGCACCGTCGCAGCGTGAGCGGGCGCGACGAGGTCGTCGCCCGCCTCCTCAACCGGCCGGTCCGCCAGGAGATCGTCGCGTTCGCCGAGAACCCGGCGGACGCTGACCGTCTGCGCGTCCTTCAGGGACGGGTCCTGCGGGCGCAGAACCCGCCGCGAGGGGTTCCGGTCAACCCGGTTGAGGTCGCCGACGCCGAAGCCGAGTTGGCGGCCTTCCAGGCGATGTTGAAGGGCCGGCTGATCCGGTTTACTCTCGAGCCGGTCGACCCGAAGGTCTGGGACGCGTTGGAGGCGGAGCACCC
It encodes the following:
- a CDS encoding DUF6093 family protein encodes the protein MTDLADLRALVEAEMLDACTITRDREGVGDDVRNEETGALEPPAPDTTTVYTGPCLFVAASRTRQSRDEEQGGAAVYPVEYDCRIPLSAPVVERGDVVTVTAVGPDGDESLIDRPLVVVGVERVSKTVARRLSLYEAERGPRV
- a CDS encoding phage major capsid protein, coding for MSETDTRPTLTYKQICGRLDDIGDHLERLNVRAEKEGSLLDEDEKRWGELTAEFDELTAEKRRLERQADLLRVKRERVSATAARGGRTERGSDDFDADPLGEPDSIEEGRFNNPWDISEMRMGLTPTARGAELRARAKSAIEKMQGTTDRRREGATQIIERWDNEKGELSELVLATSSPAYLRAFTKLARSQGRSEVLNEEERAAVDRAMSLTDAAGGFLVPFQLDPTVIITSDGSFNQVRQIARTVVATGDVWNGVSAGAVSWSYDAEAAEVSDDTPTFAQPSITIRTARGFVPISLEAYMDAANVADEVGRLLAQGREDLESQVFVTGVAASNQPVGVLSAISATDGGSPDRTVDSTTTDTFAIGDLYRLYNALPARYRARASWLSNNSIYSLARQFDTQGGAGLWATLGQDRPDGLIGKPVYEAEAMDGTITAASDNYVLLFGDFSNYVIADRVGMTVEFIPHLMGANRRPTGQRGWFAYYRNGADVVNTAAFRLLNVT